The genomic region GACATCCTCTCCGGACAATTGCAATACTGCTATTTCCCGGTGCGGGAAGCCGAACTCAAGGCCAGACTGGAATATGTCACCCTGCGGGAACGGCAAACCGTGGTCACCGGCAGCGCCACGGTTACCAATATTCTCATGAATCACCCGGTGCTCAACTTCGGCTATCGGATCGAATGCCAGGGGAAATCGGTCTTCTTCACCGGCGATCACGAACATCTGTACAACATCTACGAACCGGATGACGAAGAGTTCACCGAATATGGCCTCTTCATGAACCAGAAAAATCAATCCATCATCGATTTCATCCGTGGCGTGGATGTGCTGATCGCCGATACCTCCTACACCCTGGAAGACTATCCGGCCAAAAAAGGCTGGGGCCACGGCACCTTCGATGCCAACATCGCCCTGGCCCGGGAGGCGGGGGTCAAGACCCTGTTCTTCACCCATCACGAACCCACCCGCTCCGACGACGCCCTGGAACGGGCTCTGGCCGAGGCCATGGCCCGCAATCCCCGTCGCCCCGGCGATCCCCAGTTTCTGCTGGCCCGGGAAGGATTGGTGTATGAGTTGTGAGGGGATTGATGGATAAAGAAAACAAGCACAATCCTGGGGGAGGAATCCCCCAGACCCCCGCTTTTTTTCAACAATATGTCATTATGTTCGGCAATAGGCTCCCAGGGCCGCCATGACCCGCGCCGACTCCGCTTCCAACCGCACCGCCAGATCCTTGGCTCCGAGCAAGGATCCCTGACGGGTCAACGTATCCAACTCCGTGGCCAACGCGCTGAACTGAATCGCTCCCAACTGACGCGAAGGGCTTTTCAACGGATGGGTCACCAAATGCACGCCTTCCGCGTCTCCCCCCGCCAAAGCCTCACGAATGGCCGCCAACCGCTCCGGCAGGATGTCCAGAAAAGCCTGCGCCACCTCCCGCACCGCCTCCTCCCCCAACACCTCCCGCAACTGCTCCAGAATGCGCCCATCCAAACACTCCGCCTCTCCCACCGGACCGCCTCCCGGACCCGCCGACACCATCAACGGCGCTTCCGAAGCGCACCCCAGCAACCAACGGGATAACGCGTCTTTAAAACTATTAAAATTCAAAGGCTTGGCAAGATAGTCATCCATGCCCGCCGCCAGACACCGCTCCCGGTCTCCCTGCAAGGCAAACGCCGTCACCGCCACGATGGGGGTGTGATGCGCCCCCCCGGTGGCAGCCTCCCATTGACGCCATTGGCCCGTGGCCGTGAAACCATCCATCACCGGCATCTGACAATCCATCAACACCAGATCGAAAGGCATGGCGCGCAATTTCTCCAACGCCTCCGCCCCGTTTTCAGCGGTCTCGAATCCGATCCCCAACTTGCGCAGCATGACACTCACCACCTTGCGATTGACCGGATCATCCTCCACCAACAGCAATCGCACATCCGGCCCGAACGCCCCACCGGAGGCAGTCGGCATCGCAGGGGAGAGATCCGATCGGCCATGCTCACACTCCCCGGCGACCACATCCACCAACGGCAAGGTGAAATGAAACCCACTGCCCACACCCACGGTACTTTCCACCCACAACCGCCCACCGGTCTGCTCCACCAACCGCCGACACAAGGCCAATCCCAAACCGGTTCCCCCGAACTGTCGGGAATGGGAGGAATCCACCTGGGTGAACGGATCAAAAATCACCGCCAACTTGTCCGGAGGAATGCCAATGCCCGTATCCCGAACCGTGAACCGGGCCATGCGTCCCCGTGAGGTTTCCTCCCCCGCGTCCACTTCCAGCCCCACCATCCCCTCCCCGGTGAACTTGACCGCGTTGCCCAACAAGTTACGCAACACCAGTCGCAACGCCTTTTCCTCGCCCCTGGCCTGCTCCGGCACGCCGGGACCGATCCGGGTTTCCAGTTGCAACCCCTTGCGACGGGCCTGCACCCTGGAGGCCGCCGCCAACTCTTCCACCAGACCCGCCACCCGGAAAATAGTCCCCTCCGAAACGCTTTTCCCGGACTTGGACCAGGCCCACTCCAGCATGTCGTTGATCAATCCCACCAAGCCCCGACTCGCGGTCAACACCCCGTTGACCCACTCCCGCTGCTCCCCATCCAACCGGCTCGACGCCAACAGATCGGAAAAACCGATAATGGCGTTCATCGGGGTACGGAACTCATGACTCATGACCGCCAGGAATTCACTCTTGGCCCGATTGCCCGCTTCGGCCTCCTCCTTAGCCCGTCGCAACTCCTCTTCGCTGCGCTTGCGCTCGGTGATGTCTTGCACCGTGCCCACCATGCTCATCGGACGCCCGGACGCATCATGGGTCACCTCTCCCACCTCCACCACCACCCGGACCACTCCATCCGGTCGCACAATACGATGTTCGACCACATAAGGAATGTCTCCGTCCTCCAAGGAGAGGGCCACCGCATGACGCACCCGCAAACGATCCTCGGGATGCACCGTCCCCTCGAACCACTCGTAATTGGCCACACTCTCCCCGGGACGCACCCCGAAGATCCGATACACCTCATCCGACCAGGTCAACCGGTCCTGCTCGATATCCCACTCCCAGCTCCCCAGATGGGCCAACTCCTGGGCCTTGGCCAGATTCTCCCGACTTTTGCGCAGCACGTCCTCGGCCCGCTTGCGCTCGGCGATATCCCGCAGCACCGCCGCGAAAAAAAGTCGCCCATCTCCGTCGGTCCAGGAGGCGATGGAAATTTCGATGGGAAACTCCCGCCCATCCCGATGCCGCCCAAAGGCCTCGAAGGTACGACCGACCGGCAGAGCATCCCGGGCAGCGTGCAACAAATGCATGCCTCGGACATGCCCATCCAACAGCCGCTCCGGAACCATCATGGCCATGGGCTGCCCGATCACCTCTTCCCGTTTGTAGCCGAAAATGGTCTCCGCCGCCCGATTCCAAAAAAGGATCAGACCCTTTTCGCTGACGGAAACAATGGCATCGTGCAAAGCCTCGGTGATGGTCCGCAGTTGATCATCCACATGCTGCCGATGACGCATCTCGGTGACCAGCTCGGCGGTACGGGCCACCACCAGGGACTCCTGACGTTCGTTCTCCGATTGCAACCGCAGCATGGTGGTGCGCATCTGCATCAGCAGCAGCAACGACAGGGCGCTCCAGAACAACCAAGCCACCCCATGATAAATCAACACCACCCGTTTCTGATCGGTCATGGCATCCAGGATGTCTGCCGCCGGAAAGGTGATGCTCAATCCCCCCCGCACATCCCCCACCCGATACCCCTGATGGGCATGACACGCCAGACACGACTCCCGGGTTATCAGCGGGGCCATAAAACGGAATCGGGGGGGAGCATCGTCAAGCAGGGAAATTCGTTCCCGCACACCGGTCTCAAAGGCCCGCAAGGCCTCTTTTTCCCAGGAGTCCGGGGCATTTTCGGGGCGCAAAGGCAACAAACTGGTCAGGTGCAAGGACATGTAGCCGGTTTGCAAAGCCACTTCGCCGATCTGACGGGTCATATAGGCGGGATTGAGCCGGGTGAGCCGTTCTCCCTTGTCGGTGATCAGAGTACGATCCCCCGGATCCAGATAGGCATTGGGCGGAGTCGTTTCGGTGGTCGGCACAAACACGCCGCCATGCTGAGCGTTCCATACCCGCACCGTCTCCACGAACTGAAACACCATCCGTCCCCGATTGACCCCCAGATCGATCCCCTGACGATCCAGATTCCCCACATTCCACCAATAAGAAGCAACCAGAATCCCGGTCCAGATCAAAAAAGGCACGATCCAATAACGCCGACGCAGCAGAATGCCCTTCATGACGGCTCCACCCCTCCCGCGTCCGGGAATGCCCACAACAGCCACCACCCACGGCTTCCAAAGCGCGCCATGGTGACAACAACCAATCCACCATCCCGATTCACAAGACCATCATACACGGTGTGCGGTCTCATTTCTGCTCCAGGAATGTACCTTGTAGACCCCTCACCTTTTCTCCAAACCCCACCTGAAATCAAAAAAGGACCCTTTATGGAACCAGTCCGGTTTCCGGATGCCATGGAACACACCTTGACTGAATCGTGACGGCTCCATCACACAGCATGATGCAAGAATATTGAATTGCTTCCCCCCCGGCAACTCAAAAATGGATGATCTTATTTCAAGCCATTCTTCCTGAGTGTTGCGGTGCCGATCCGGATTTACGAAAAGATCGGATTGCAATTCTTTAAATCATATCAAAACACACGACTCTCCCAGACCAGGCAACCAACGATTCATTCCCCGCCATCCAAACAATCCTTGGATGCCTTATCCTTTCCGCCTGTCCAACACTCCTTGCAATTCGGCAATCAGACGATTCTTCTTGATGGGCTTTGTCAGAAACAGATCACATCCGGCTTCCAGGCAACGTTCCCGCTCTCCGGACATGGCATGCGCGGTGAGGGCGATGATGGGGGTGGGTTTTTCGCCTCTGGCGTTCTCCATGACCCGCAAAACCTGGGTCGCCTCATGACCATCCATCACCGGCATCTGAATGTCCATGATAATCGCATCAAACCGCTCGCCACGAAAACAACGATCCACCGCTTCCCGGCCATTGACCGCCATTTCGACCCGATGTCCCTCATGCTCGAAGATGGTGCTCAGCAGAATCCGATTGTCCGCGGCATCGTCCACCACCAGAATGGCAAGGGAAGTGACCGGTCCAGCCGCAACCGTCGGGACATCGGGCACGAGGGTTTCCGGTGCCGTCGGCAGACACGCGGCCTCGGTTGCGGGATCGAGCAGGAGAGGCAACGAAAAATAAAACACACTCCCCAAAGAGACCCCACGACTCTCCGCCCAAACCGTCCCGCCCATGGCATCCGACAGACGGGTACAAATCGCCAACCCCAACCCGCTGCCCCCGAATTGTCGGGTATCCGAAGGGTCGGCCTGGGTGAAGGCCTCGAAAATGGTTTGCAACTGTTCGGGATGCACACCGATTCCCGTATCCTCGATGGCGAAAGTCACCACCACCGCCTGCGCCCCGCTCACCTCTTCGCTCACCCGTAACGTCACCCGCCCCTCGGCGGTGAATTTGATCGCATTGCCCAACAGATTCACCAATACCTGCCGAATCCGCACCCGGTCTCCGAGCAGACGATCCGGGATGCCCGGCTGAACCTCGCAACTCAAGACCAGTTGCTTGTCCAAGGCCGCCCCGATGAACAGCTCCAACGTGCCATCCACCAACTCCCGCAAGCCAAACGGCGTCCGATCCACCACCAGACGACCCGACTCCACCTTGGCCAGATCCAGGATATCGTTGATCAGACACAACAAGGTATTCCCGGCATTCCGGATCGCGGCCAGATAACGCCGCTCATCCTCTTTCAATCCGGCCCGGGCTTCGAGAATCTCGCTGAAGCCGATGATCACATTCATCGGAGTGCGAATCTCATGGCTCATCGTGGACAGGAACTCCCCCTTGGCCCGGGAGGCTCCCAAAGCCTGATCCCTGGCCTCCTGCAACTCCCGGGTTCGCTCCACAATGGCCTGTTCCAACGTGCGCTTGTACTGCCCCAGAATATCGATCTCATCCCCGGGGGGATCGGCGGGCAGGTTGGTCAGCACCGAAAGATCCCCGGCCTGAATCCGCGCGGTCAGGGCATTGATGGGCCTGATGATGATCTTCCTCAAGAAAATCATCATGACCCCCAGGGTGATCATGGCCGAACAAAACTGAAACAGCATGCCGGTCAAAATGGCCTGGCTGCCCAGGGCGGTATGGACCTTTTTGGCGTCGGCACGCAGCAGCAACGGAGAACGGGACTCGACATCCGGCAACAGGGTGTAAAAATGGCTCGACTCATCCTCGATACGCAGTACATGAGTCGGGGCATTTTTGGCAGTCAGCCGGCCCAGAGCCTCCCGCTCGACATCCGGCATCGCTCCCCCCGGCACCCACACCTGAAAAAACACATCGGTCTGCTCCCGCAAGGTTTTCAGCAGATCCTCATCCAGAAACCGCCCCATCACCAGACTGCCCCGGGTTGGTCCCTTGCGTTCGCTGGTCAAAATGGGAAACGCCGCCACCAGCAACGGCCCGCGATCCGTGAGCAAAATGCCCTGATTGCCCTCCAGCAAACGGGGATAATCCCGCAACGGATGACCGGGACGGTTGACAGGAAAATCCGGCCAGGGATGAATCTTTTTGTCATTGTTGTCGATAATATGGCCCCACACCACCTGTTCGTCATGGTCATAATAAAAAAGCAGATCCACATGCACATTGACAATGATGTCAGGGCCCAGATTGCTGGCCACATACTCCGGATTGTGATCCGCGATGAAGCGATAGGTATCATCCCAGAAGGCCCAGTCCTGGGCCATCAGCCCCAAATGATGCAGCTCCCGCCGGATGGCCTGTTCGCTTCGATGGCCATTCTCACGGGCTTCCGACTCGTCGAGACGCTCAAAACTGGGATAGATCACATAGCGTTGCACCAGACCAGAAAAACCGATGAACAGTCCGGCCACCAACACGGCGATCCACAGCAGTTTGGAGCCTAGGGACACGCCACCTCTCCTGCTCTTTTGGCGTGGAACTCCTGCCTAAACGCCTCGAAGCGATCCGCCACCACCGCCGCACGCATGTCGGCCATGAGGTCTTGATAATAGTGAAGATTGTGAATGGTCATCAGCCGGTGGCCCAGGATTTCCCGGGCGCGGAACAGATGATGCAGATAAGCCAATCCAAAACGCCGACAGGTGGGACAACCGCACTCCGGATCCGCCGGACCCGGATCCTCCCGGAACCGGGCGGTCTTGACATTGATGGCCCCCCGACGGGTGAACAGTTGACCATTGCGGGCATTGCGGGTGGGCAGCACACAATCGAACATGTCCACGCCACACCCCACGGCCATGACCAGATCCTCGGGCTTGCCCACCCCCATGAGATAGCGGGGTCGATCCTTGGGCAACAGGGCCGGGGCGTAAGAGAGTACTTCGGCCATCAGGGGTTTGGGTTCGCCCACGGACAATCCCCCCAGGGCATAACCATCAAAACCGATTTCGATCAACCCTTCCGCCGAGGCCCGACGCAAATCCCGATCCATTCCCCCCTGCATGATGCCGAACAAGGCACGACCATCCTCTCCGCCGTCGAAGCGGGCCGCCTTGCAGCGGGCTCCCCAGCGCAACGACAGTTCCATGGAACGGGCCAGATAATCCCGTTCCGCCGGATAAGGGGGGCACTCGTCCAGTTGCATCAGGATATCCGAATCCAGTTTTTCCTGGACCCGCACGGCGATTTCCGGGCTGAGGAAACGGGCCGAGCCATCCAGATGGGAGCGGAACGCCACCCCTTCTTCGCTGATCTTGCGCAACGCCGAAAGACTGAAAACCTGATATCCTCCCGAATCCGTCAAGATGGGTCCGGCCCACTGCATGAAGCTGTGCAAGCCTCCGAGCCGCGCCACGGTTTCGTGGCCGGGACGCAAGAACAGGTGATAGGTATTGGCCAGCAGAATGCCAGCCCCCGTGGCCCGCACGTCTTCCGGATCCATGGCCTTGACCGTGGCCGCGGTGCCCACGGGCATGAAAGCCGGGGTTTCCACCACACCACGGGGGGTATGCACCCGACCGCGCCGGGCACCCGACGGATCCTCATGCAGCAACTCGAAGGAAAAACGCCCACTCATCTTTCAGCCATCTCCATCCGGAAACAACAAATTGGCGTCCCCATACGAGTAGAACCGATAACCCGCTTCCACGGCATGGGCATAATCCCGTTCCTGTCTGGCCTTGCCGGTGAACGCGGCCACCAGCATCAGCAAGGTGGATTTGGGCAGATGAAAATTGGTGATCAGCAGATCCACAGCACGGAAGCGATATCCCGGCAAAACGAACAATCCGGTTTCGCAACGCATCGGCTCCACCGCTCCGGATGCTCCTACCGCCGACTCCAGCATGCGGGCCACGGTAGTGCCCACCGCCACCACCCGTCCCCCGGCGCGACGGGTGGCGTTGACCTGGTGGGCGGTCTCGGGGGGCAAAGAGAACCATTCCCGATGCATCACATGCCCGGACAACGCCTCATGGCGCACCGGCTGAAAAGTCCCCAGTCCCACATGCAAGGTGCCCATGGCGGTTCCGATCCCCTGGGCCTGAAGGGTGGCGAGCAGATCCGGGGTGAAATGCAGCCCGGCGGTAGGCGCGGCCACCGCACCGGGGTGACGGGCAAACACCGTTTGATACCGCTCCCGATTCTCCTCCACGTCCGACCCGACGATGTAGGGGGGCAAGGGCAGTTCCCCGTGACGCTCCAAAGCCTGCCCGACCCCACCCGACTCCGCCCGCAACCGCACGAAAAACCGCTCCTCCTCCCGCCCTTCCACCTCAGCGGCGAACCCCGCTCCCAGGGTGATCACACTTCCGACCCGCACAGGCCGATTGCTGCCGATCAAGGCTTCCCAAAGGTCCGTCTCCCCGGCCACAGGACGGGACAACAGCACCTCCACCCGCCCTCCGGTGGCTTTGCAGCCGTTCAGACGGGCCGGGATCACCCGGGCGTCGTTGAGTACCAGCAGATCTCCGGCCCGCAACCAGGCGGTCAGATCCGTGAACACCCCGTCGGTGATCCCATCGGACCGACTCACCAACAAACGGGAGGCATCCCGGGGGGTGACGGGACGCTGGGCAATGGCAGACTGGGGCAACGGGTAATCGAAATCACTCAGTTGCCAATCCCGACCCGTCTGGCCCCTGGAAGCGCTCATGGGATGTGAATCACCAACAGGCCCGGATCCCGTTCCACGATCTCCAGACCGGTCTGCCATCCCCACTCCCCATCCCGACAAAAAACCACCCGACAGCGATAGGCATCCACCCCATACGCCTCGGAAACCTCCATCACCACCTCATGATCCTCGGGCAGACAGACCGGAGAGACCACACTCATGCCCCGCAGCCCCATATCCACCATTTCCACCTGATGACGGGCCTCACCGATCACCAACACCCCATACCCGTGTCCATGTCCCGGGATCCGTTTGGATACCCGCACCCGACCTTTTTGCTGTGTTATCCGATGCAGCAGTTCCATGGTTCACTCCTTTGCCGAGGACAAGGATAACCACTCCCTAGCCCGTTGCAGATCCTCCGGGGCATCCACCCCCCCCTTGACCCCAACGGAACTCACCATCACGCGAATCCCGTAGCCATGTTCCAAGACGCGCAACTGTTCCAGCCGTTCCAGCCGTTCCAGAGGGGTGGGTTCCAACGTGGCGAAAATCCGCAGAAAATCGGCACGAAAGCCATACACCCCCACATGCCGCAACACCCCCGTCGGCATCGGACCGGCCACGCCTCCTCCCCCCGCGGACCACAGATCCCGATTCCAGGGAATCGGCGCCCGGGAAAAATAAAGCGCCCGACCAACCCCATCACACACCACCTTCACCACATTGGGGTTGAACACCTCCTGCGGATCGGTCAACGGATGGGCCACCGTGGACATGGCAAAGGCGGAATCCTGCAACAAGGGGCTGGCCACCAGATCGATCAAGGCCGGATCGAGAAAGGGTTCATCCCCTTGCACATTGACGATCACGGTTTCTTGCAGGGTCTCGGCGGCTTCCGCCACCCGATCCGTGCCCGACAGGTGATCCGGGGAAGTCATGACCACCCGACCGCCAAAGGCCACCACCGCGTCACGAATGCGCCAGTCGTCGGTGGCCACCACCACCGAGCTGGCCCCGGAACGACCCGCCGCCTCGCACACCCATTGGATCATGGGTTTGCCACCCAGATCCAAAAGCGGCTTGCCCGGCAGGCGGGTGGAGCCGTACCGGGCGGGAATGACCACCGCGAAACCTTGTTTCATGCCCCCCTCCCCTCTATTTGGACTCCTTCCATTCCCGCTGCTCCCCCCGGCCATCGTTGAAGGAGACCAGATCGGCGGCAACGCTCTTCAAATTGATGTGGCTTTCCACCCGCACCGGCAAACGCCGGGCATCGTTGGTGAGCCAGACAGCAATCGACCCTTCCAAACGGAACAAATCCGAATTGCCCACCATCACGGTGAGGGGCAAGGCGTCATACAGTCCCACCGGAGTGGTAATCCGTTCCACCCGGCCCACCTGCACCCCGACTTGATAAATTTTCTTGCCATCCACCATGGGCACATAGATTTCGGCCCCGGGCACCAGAGCCGGACAGCCCCGCAAGGCATAAAAACCGGTCATCATGTCGTGGACACCCGGCGTGACCCCGCCGATGGTCTGGGGTTCCTCCCCCTCCTGGGTACGCAGAGCCTCACCCCATTCCCGGTCGAAGCGGTATTCGATCAAACGCTTCTGATCCCCGCGTTGCTGATGTTTGGCGTAATACCGGACAGACATCCCCTTGGGGGTCACAGACCCCTCGGCCCGCAACAGATCGTTGATGGGGTGCAACATGCGGATCAATCCGATGGACTCCACCCCTGCCGCCAGGGCATACTGTCCGCTCTGGGCGGGTCTGACCTCCATGAAGGCGGAACCGGCGGGCATTCCCATCCAGTGGATGTTGTAGTTGAGCCGTTCTCCGGGAACCGCACCCAGGGTGCCAGGAGTTGGCTTGGCCGCGAAGGACGAGGTGGCACAGACCAGGAGAAAACACCCGACCAGCCAAAGGATGACCGGGACCGCGACACTTTTTTTCATGCGATTCCATCCATGTTGCGCGAACCGACGACCTGCCCGGTCCTTTCTGAAATGATCATCCTAAAACATGCCGTGGGAATGGCATGAACACACCCGACCAGGATATACCGGTGGTCCAGGGACACCCGCGCAACCACCCCTCACCCCGGAGGGGGATTCACCGGTTCCACCCGCAACGCCAGCCCTTCGATCGCCGTCACCCGAACGCAGGCTCCCACGGGAAGATCCGGTCCAACCACTTTCCAGCTGGAGTCATCCACCCGGACCCGGGCCGCGCCACCCACCAGGGGGACATCCAGGGTCAGCAGACGTCCCACCAGTTGCACCCCGCGCCGATTCAGCGTGGATGTTGACGGTTTGAAACGTCGCTTCCAAAACCCATGCCACACGATCAACGACAGCAAAGACAGTCCGGCAAACCCGAACCACTGCAATCGCCAATCCAAAGCGGGAAACAGCGCCAGCACCCCCCCCACCACTAAGGCGGCGAACCCCAGCCACAAACAAAAAAAGGCCGGAGAAAGCAACTCGAAAATCACCAGCAATACCGCTACCCCCCACCAGTGCCACGACTCCATCCGCTCCCAGGATACCGACAACACCGTCCAGGAGGCGGGATTCATGGGGAAGACTCCCCGCTCCGACCCGTGGCGGCCCGGGTCAACTCCGCCACCCCCCCCAAGGCTCCCAACACTCCGGTGGCGTCCAGGGGCAGAAACACCACTTTCTGGTTGTTCGCCGAGGCGATCCGTCCCAGGGCATCCACATAACGTTGCGCGACAAAATAATTGATCGCCTGGATATTGCCCGCCGCGATGGCCTCGGAGACCATGCGGGTGGCCCGGGCTTCCGCCTCCGCCTGACGCTCCCGTCCCTCGGCTTCCCGGAAGGCCGCCTCCCGCTTGCCCTCCGCCGCCAGGATAGCCGCCTGTTTTTCCCCTTCGGCCCGCAAAATCTCCGCCTGCCGGAACCCTTCGGCCTCCAGAATGGCGGCCCGCTTGGTGCGTTCGGCCTTCATCTGCCCGGCCATGGATTCCACCAGATCCTTGGGAGGAGTGATGTCCTTGATTTCGATCCGGGTCACCTTCACGCCCCAGGGATGGGTCGCGTCATCCACCACCGCGAGCAGACGGGCGTTGATCTCGTCGCGTTTGGAGAGCAGCTCGTCCATGTCCATGGAGCCCATCACCGTGCGAATGTTGGTGGTGGTCAAATTGTGAATGGCGTAAGAAAGGTTGCTCACCTCGTAGGCCGCCTTGGAGGCGTCCAGCACTTGAAAGAACACCACCCCATCCACCCGAACCATGGCGTTGTCCTTGGTGATCACCTCCTGGGAGGGGACATCCAGCACCTGTTCCATCATGTTCATCTTGGTGCCGACCCGATCGATCATGGGCACGATGACATTGAAACCCGGAGGCAGGGTGCGGATGTATCGACCCCAACGCTCCAGGGTGTACTCCTGGCCCTGGGGCACCACCCGCACTCCCAGCGCCACCAAAACGACCGCCAGCACCACGGTCAGTACCGCCAAACCCGAAATCGGTTCCATGCCCAACCCCACGAATGCGTCTGAAATAGGGATTTCCGAAAAACGCGCACAACGGCTGATCAATCAAAGAAATGGCTTGCGACTTTTCATCAACGACAAATGAAAGACCGAACAGGGGGATCAAAAGCCGGCCCTCCGGCCCAAAGAGAACCGGTACAC from Magnetococcales bacterium harbors:
- a CDS encoding MBL fold metallo-hydrolase, translating into MKIKFWGVRGSIATPGASTVRYGGNTTCIEVRSDDNDLIILDAGTGIFPLALTLFSELPLTCHLFITHTHWDHIQGLPFFIPNFIPGNTLRIHGAYDPIARRDIRDILSGQLQYCYFPVREAELKARLEYVTLRERQTVVTGSATVTNILMNHPVLNFGYRIECQGKSVFFTGDHEHLYNIYEPDDEEFTEYGLFMNQKNQSIIDFIRGVDVLIADTSYTLEDYPAKKGWGHGTFDANIALAREAGVKTLFFTHHEPTRSDDALERALAEAMARNPRRPGDPQFLLAREGLVYEL
- a CDS encoding PAS domain S-box protein yields the protein MKGILLRRRYWIVPFLIWTGILVASYWWNVGNLDRQGIDLGVNRGRMVFQFVETVRVWNAQHGGVFVPTTETTPPNAYLDPGDRTLITDKGERLTRLNPAYMTRQIGEVALQTGYMSLHLTSLLPLRPENAPDSWEKEALRAFETGVRERISLLDDAPPRFRFMAPLITRESCLACHAHQGYRVGDVRGGLSITFPAADILDAMTDQKRVVLIYHGVAWLFWSALSLLLLMQMRTTMLRLQSENERQESLVVARTAELVTEMRHRQHVDDQLRTITEALHDAIVSVSEKGLILFWNRAAETIFGYKREEVIGQPMAMMVPERLLDGHVRGMHLLHAARDALPVGRTFEAFGRHRDGREFPIEISIASWTDGDGRLFFAAVLRDIAERKRAEDVLRKSRENLAKAQELAHLGSWEWDIEQDRLTWSDEVYRIFGVRPGESVANYEWFEGTVHPEDRLRVRHAVALSLEDGDIPYVVEHRIVRPDGVVRVVVEVGEVTHDASGRPMSMVGTVQDITERKRSEEELRRAKEEAEAGNRAKSEFLAVMSHEFRTPMNAIIGFSDLLASSRLDGEQREWVNGVLTASRGLVGLINDMLEWAWSKSGKSVSEGTIFRVAGLVEELAAASRVQARRKGLQLETRIGPGVPEQARGEEKALRLVLRNLLGNAVKFTGEGMVGLEVDAGEETSRGRMARFTVRDTGIGIPPDKLAVIFDPFTQVDSSHSRQFGGTGLGLALCRRLVEQTGGRLWVESTVGVGSGFHFTLPLVDVVAGECEHGRSDLSPAMPTASGGAFGPDVRLLLVEDDPVNRKVVSVMLRKLGIGFETAENGAEALEKLRAMPFDLVLMDCQMPVMDGFTATGQWRQWEAATGGAHHTPIVAVTAFALQGDRERCLAAGMDDYLAKPLNFNSFKDALSRWLLGCASEAPLMVSAGPGGGPVGEAECLDGRILEQLREVLGEEAVREVAQAFLDILPERLAAIREALAGGDAEGVHLVTHPLKSPSRQLGAIQFSALATELDTLTRQGSLLGAKDLAVRLEAESARVMAALGAYCRT
- a CDS encoding response regulator, translating into MSLGSKLLWIAVLVAGLFIGFSGLVQRYVIYPSFERLDESEARENGHRSEQAIRRELHHLGLMAQDWAFWDDTYRFIADHNPEYVASNLGPDIIVNVHVDLLFYYDHDEQVVWGHIIDNNDKKIHPWPDFPVNRPGHPLRDYPRLLEGNQGILLTDRGPLLVAAFPILTSERKGPTRGSLVMGRFLDEDLLKTLREQTDVFFQVWVPGGAMPDVEREALGRLTAKNAPTHVLRIEDESSHFYTLLPDVESRSPLLLRADAKKVHTALGSQAILTGMLFQFCSAMITLGVMMIFLRKIIIRPINALTARIQAGDLSVLTNLPADPPGDEIDILGQYKRTLEQAIVERTRELQEARDQALGASRAKGEFLSTMSHEIRTPMNVIIGFSEILEARAGLKEDERRYLAAIRNAGNTLLCLINDILDLAKVESGRLVVDRTPFGLRELVDGTLELFIGAALDKQLVLSCEVQPGIPDRLLGDRVRIRQVLVNLLGNAIKFTAEGRVTLRVSEEVSGAQAVVVTFAIEDTGIGVHPEQLQTIFEAFTQADPSDTRQFGGSGLGLAICTRLSDAMGGTVWAESRGVSLGSVFYFSLPLLLDPATEAACLPTAPETLVPDVPTVAAGPVTSLAILVVDDAADNRILLSTIFEHEGHRVEMAVNGREAVDRCFRGERFDAIIMDIQMPVMDGHEATQVLRVMENARGEKPTPIIALTAHAMSGERERCLEAGCDLFLTKPIKKNRLIAELQGVLDRRKG
- the tgt gene encoding tRNA guanosine(34) transglycosylase Tgt — protein: MSGRFSFELLHEDPSGARRGRVHTPRGVVETPAFMPVGTAATVKAMDPEDVRATGAGILLANTYHLFLRPGHETVARLGGLHSFMQWAGPILTDSGGYQVFSLSALRKISEEGVAFRSHLDGSARFLSPEIAVRVQEKLDSDILMQLDECPPYPAERDYLARSMELSLRWGARCKAARFDGGEDGRALFGIMQGGMDRDLRRASAEGLIEIGFDGYALGGLSVGEPKPLMAEVLSYAPALLPKDRPRYLMGVGKPEDLVMAVGCGVDMFDCVLPTRNARNGQLFTRRGAINVKTARFREDPGPADPECGCPTCRRFGLAYLHHLFRAREILGHRLMTIHNLHYYQDLMADMRAAVVADRFEAFRQEFHAKRAGEVACP
- the queA gene encoding tRNA preQ1(34) S-adenosylmethionine ribosyltransferase-isomerase QueA: MSASRGQTGRDWQLSDFDYPLPQSAIAQRPVTPRDASRLLVSRSDGITDGVFTDLTAWLRAGDLLVLNDARVIPARLNGCKATGGRVEVLLSRPVAGETDLWEALIGSNRPVRVGSVITLGAGFAAEVEGREEERFFVRLRAESGGVGQALERHGELPLPPYIVGSDVEENRERYQTVFARHPGAVAAPTAGLHFTPDLLATLQAQGIGTAMGTLHVGLGTFQPVRHEALSGHVMHREWFSLPPETAHQVNATRRAGGRVVAVGTTVARMLESAVGASGAVEPMRCETGLFVLPGYRFRAVDLLITNFHLPKSTLLMLVAAFTGKARQERDYAHAVEAGYRFYSYGDANLLFPDGDG
- the kdsB gene encoding 3-deoxy-manno-octulosonate cytidylyltransferase; translation: MKQGFAVVIPARYGSTRLPGKPLLDLGGKPMIQWVCEAAGRSGASSVVVATDDWRIRDAVVAFGGRVVMTSPDHLSGTDRVAEAAETLQETVIVNVQGDEPFLDPALIDLVASPLLQDSAFAMSTVAHPLTDPQEVFNPNVVKVVCDGVGRALYFSRAPIPWNRDLWSAGGGGVAGPMPTGVLRHVGVYGFRADFLRIFATLEPTPLERLERLEQLRVLEHGYGIRVMVSSVGVKGGVDAPEDLQRAREWLSLSSAKE